A window of Sorex araneus isolate mSorAra2 chromosome 3, mSorAra2.pri, whole genome shotgun sequence genomic DNA:
gcatgtggctgacctgggtttgatccttggcacagcatatggtccccagagcctgccaggagtgatccttgagtgaaaaactaggagtaaatcttgagtgctgccaggcgtggccccaaagcaaaataaaacaacaacaagtaAATGGATTAGTCATTCACTCTAGGGattattttttaccattttaaattttgggtacCCAGAATGAACCCAGACCTCAAATATACAAAGTAAGTATTTGCTTGACCTTTATCCCTTTCCTCACAgcctattattttattcatttcccctggaatttgtttaattttattcatttattcatttgggttttggggtcacacccagcaatattcaggggttacttttgactctgtgctcaggaatcattcctggccatgctcaggggaccatatgggatggccatACAGAATCAgaccaggtcagctatatgcaaggcaagtgccttacctgctgtactatctctccagccccagcctggagGTGATTTtacaagttttaaattttgttttgattttggtttaggggggccacactcggtggttcttagggcttactcctgactctgtgttcagggatcactcctagctgtttGGGAGGAAACaaatgagatgccaaggatcaaaccaggatcacttgcatgcaaggcaagcacttttttttttgagttttgccacatttttttaaaaaaaattattagtgaatcaccatgggatagttacatacttaacaaactttcatgtttgcgtttcagtcatacagtgattgagtacccatccctctaccagtgcccattctccacaaccaatgatcccagtatccctcccaccaccccacccctgcccccacaccccaccacgcctctgtgtcagggcattcccttttgttctctctttcctttagggtgttgtagttaaggcaagcactttaaactctgtactgtctctctggcaccttgCAGTGTTTTCCTGCAGGGAGGAAGGTCCTCCCAAGGGAACCAGGGAGCCAACAATATTGGGAACAAGTCTTGGCAACCCAGACAGCATTACTGTTGGCTTCTGTGGCTGGGGACCCAGGCAGCACACCCACACTCCCTGTGGGTGTGATCAGGTGTTGCTCAGAACCTGTTAGGAGAGATTTTCTGTAGGGGACAGCAGGACTTCAAAGAGCGTTGGTGGGTGTAATGCAGGCTTTCCTCTCTGCATCAGCACACCGCAGCATTCAggtgacagattttattttaaactctgCCTGTAATAATATCTTTGTGTCATAGTAAAGAAGTAAAACCATACATGTAATTTCATGTGAACGCATGCATGCATTCCCATAGAGAAATTCACCTGCAGCTCTTTGACCTTTCAGCTGAGAAACCtgctatttacattttaatgttcaaatttgcagtaatttttaaaaatgagattatgctgaatattttgtttctatttttatttattttatgaacatattatatatataataactttaTTAAGGAGTCTACTTCTACAACTATCATTAAGCCCAAACTGGCTTAGCAGTGATTAATTCTGGGTTAACAacacccactcttttttttttttttttgctttttgggtcacacccggcaatgcacaagggttactcctggctcatgcactcaggaattactcctggtggtgctcaggggaccatatgggatgctgagaattgaacctgggttggccatgtgcaaggcaaatcccctacccgctgtgctagcactccagccctaCACCCACTCTTAATATTCtggtctttctccttcccctgaAGTCCCTAGCAGACTCTCAGGCTTAGAGAATAATCTTCCTCTTCCTGTGAATCCCAAAATCAACCCCATAGTTTTGGGAGAGGATTCTGTCATTAGATAAACAAACCCTCTACTTAGTTTTGTAGGCAGAGAAAGATCCCAAACCATACAGGTGGAGCCTGCAGAAACCTTCATTCATTCTATCCATTcctgtgtttttggttttttttttattccttctgttccgtcttggggccacatctagcagtactcggggaatattcctggctctgtactcgagGGTCACTCCACAGGGTTTAAGAGACCATGTGCCGTGTcagagatagaactggggtcatagagctgcaaggcaagctccctcctcCCCTACGGTCCCTCTGGCCTCATACtaccttttgttttgctttggagaccatacctggggttgctcaggaattaatttctgactctgttctcagggatcacttctggtagtatcAAAGGAAAAATATCAAGTACCAAGGGATAAGACCAGAGTTGGTCCCATACAAAACAAGCACTGTTTTAACcccaagtactatctctccagatctttttctttttgcttttttgggtcacacccagctatgcacaggggttactcctggctctgcactcaggaatcactcctggtcatgctcaggggaccatatgggatgctgggaattgaacctgagtcggctgcatgcaaggcaaatgccctaccctctatgctatcactccagccccactttccagatctttttttaacctatttttaaacaatattatgACTATTTTATCATATCAGTAGATAATATTTAGACCTTCTGAGATTCTTTGAACAAATAAATACATCCTTAGACCctctagttatttttgttttgttttgctttagagaGGGTCATATCCAGTAATGGTCATAAGCTAATCCTGACTTTGTATTGGGAGGTTGCTCCCACCCCATGtggtgccgggtatcaaacctgggaatcccacatgcaaagtattctgtccagcccattgagctatccaGCCCTGGGCCTTCtggttctttgaaattttttctaaTCATTATTCAAGAATAAGAGTGAGATGTCTTGCTCTCAGTTGTCAAGAAACAAGCagatggtgggaatgctgactggttcagcccttctggaaaacaatatggacgattctcaaaaaattagatattgagctcccatttgacccagcaataccactactgggaatatatcccagagaggcaaaaaagtatagtcaaaacgacatctgctcttatatgttcatcacagcactgtttacaatagccagaatctggaaaaaacccgaatgccctagaacggatgactggttgaggaaactttggtacatctatacaatggaatactacgcagctgttagaaaaaaggagatcatgaattttgcatataagtggatcggcatggaaagtttcatgctgagtgaaatgagtcagaaagagagaaacagacatagaaagattgcactcatctgtggtatatagaataacagagtgggagactaacacccaagaattgtagaaataagtaccaggaggttgactccatggtttggaggctggcctcacattctggggaaagggcaactcagagaagggatcaccaattataatgtagtcgaaggccatgcaggggaagggtgttgcgggctgaatgagggctagagactgagcacagaggcctctcaacacctttattgcaaaccacaacagctaattagagagagagaacagaagggaatgccctgccacagtggcagggtggggtggggggagatgggattggggagggtgggagggatgctgggtttactggtggtgaagaatgggcactggtgaagggatgggttcctgaactttgtatgagggaagcatgagcacaaaagtatataaatctgtaactgtaccctcacagtgattcactaattaaaaataaataaattaaaataaataaataaataataaataaatttaaaaaaaaaaagaaaagaaacaagcagAACACAGCACTGGGAGTAGTTGTCATGTAAACCACAATTCTTACTTTCAGTTATGTCCAATCATTTGTCAGGCACCAGACAGATCTTACAGGTACATGGTAGACAGTGTGCATATCCAGGACCTAGAATAGACCACAGGGGGCGCTAGTGTTTAATATTCTACAAACATCTTCTACTTCCTGCTTTATTTAGGACCAATTGGATTGGTTACATTGATTGTGGCCAAGTCAATGGGAGCGGCTCAAGTGGTGGTGACTGGTAAGAAAGTTTTCTTTGTTAACTTCCttgagggctggggatgtggctcaatggtacaAATCCTGTCTTGCAtgagtgagaccctgggttcaatctcaaaaacatacacacacacacacacacacacacacacacacacacacacacacacacacacacacacacacacacacacacactccttgaaGGGCCTATAGTTTTGGATTAGGGTATGAAAccctttttcttcctgttttgttattttttctctttttgggttacacccagcaatgcacaggggttattcctgactcatgcactcaggaattactcctggtcgtgctcaggggactatataggatgctgggaatcaaacctgggtcagccgcgtgcaaggcaaacatcctacccactgtgctattgctccagcccttttcttccTGTTTTGGAGTCGGGTGTGAGACCCATTTTCTTGGAAgactctttcttcccctcccctccccatgttATTACAATGACTTGTACACATACTTGAAGCACTTGCATAGACTTGGCTGCAGCGCTCCTGGCAATGGCACactttttgtggtgctaggatcaCGGGTGGCAGGTAGGACAATACTGGGGATCATAGGCAGTGGCCTGTACCTACAAGCAAGTCCGCTGCTACTAAGCTGCATGCCCAGGCCCAAGAGGAGGCTGCTATGAAGCTGTGGGGAGGAGGTGGCAGCCAGTGGGCCTGGGTGTTGTTTGTCACCTCAGATGCTCTTTTTCCCACTTGCTACCAAGAGGAGTGGCTTAGCCCTTGGTCACTGATGTATCACAGGAGGCAATGAgggtatgtttgcatgtgtgtgatgtggaatttggacaggggaggggaggtgggtgaCATGTTTATGAGATGTATGAGTTGTGCACAgcagtagggccttgcacgcagccgatctgggttcgattcctctgcccctctcagagagcccggcaaggtaccgagagtatcttgcccacacagcagagcctggcaagctacccgtggtgtattcaatatgccaaaaacagtaacaaccagtctaaaaatggagacgttactggtgcctgcttgagcaaatcaatgagcaacgggatgacagtaacagtgacagtgatgagttGTGCAATTATTGGGGTATGATATATTTGGAGAGGAGGTCTGTATGTGAGGTGAGTAGTCTGGATGAGATGTGAACACAGGGGTGAAGCAAGGTTCTCTGTGAGATCATAGATATGTGTAGGCATGTGTACATAGAATTAAATGCTATGAGAACATGTAGAAGAAGCATGTACATATAAAGAGAAAGGTCTGTAAGTGAGTCTGTGGGGAGAGATTGTCTCTGAGATGTCGGTAGGTGATTGTGGGATCCTGAGGTGTGCACAGAAGACTGTGTTTTGTGTGAGAAGCCACCTGTGAGAGGGCATGTGTGAAGCTGTGTGATAAGGGACTATATGAAGGTGTAGAGAATTTGTGTGTTGGACTAAGTAATCGCTCAGATCACCAGTCTCCAGGTGGTCAGAACCTGCATCTCCATTTACATGTTCTCCCTCCTCAGCCATCCAGATTTTCACTGAAAGAACCTTTTGTCCACTTTAGATCTGTCTGCCTCACGGTTATCTAAAGCCAAGGAAGTTGGGGCTGATTTCATCCTCCAGATCTCCAAGGAAAAACCTCAGGAAATTGCCAGCAAAGTGGAAGGTCTGCTAGGGTGCAAGCCGGAAGTCACCATCGAGTGCACTGGGGCAGAACCTTCCATCCAAACGGGCATCTATGTGAGTGGGATGAGAATATATGGGGCCAAGGGCAGCTTTGTGGTATCTGTGCTGAAGCAAAGCTGTAGTTCTGCTCCTCTATTTAGtttgttcttggtttgggggccatgcctggcagtactcagggcttacccctgaactctgtgctcagagatcattcctggtgggactcaggggaaccaacccaggtcggccatgtgcaaggcaaaggcctccctgctatactatcgctccagccccctactctttttttttttttaagaagaaattttagttatttatggGGATAggggttggggccatacctgttgatgctcagggctattcctgactcttccCAGGAACCATGGGCctatgccagggatttgaacctaggCCAGCAGGATTCAAGGATTCAAGTGCTTTATACCTGTGCTATCCCTCGAAGCCCATACTCCTACTCTTGAGGGAACAGAATAGAAGTCAGGCATCATAGGATCAAACTTCTCCACTGACATGACATGGCTTTGAGGAACATTAGATAATTGTATCTCTATCTGCTTATCTCCACAGTAACAGGGACACAGTACTTAAGTAACAGGGACAGCACTTTAAGATAAGGTGGTTGTGAGGTTCCCAAAAGGTGGTGGGCCTTGAAAAATGCAAATCCCCACTGATATGCAGACTCATAAAGATAGCCTCCTTCAGGAAAGGATCAACAGGAGGAACCAGAAACCACACCTCCCTTGAGATTGGGaaatttctctcttgtttttattGAGGAAAAACTTTGGTCTTTGATGCAAAATAACTAGTGATTGAGTTATTATGAAGATAACAACTTTTAAGGTCAGTCCTGGCTACCATTGATCTTCCCTGCTAAGTCATGACTAGATTGTGTTTGAGTAGACCAAGGGAAAGCTTAGGATGAACGTCATCTTTGTTATGACACCCATGCATGGTGGTCAGGTGGGCCAAGCAAACTAGGAATTGATAAAGAGCCCGAACCCTGTAGACTCCTCCATGGGGGTGAAAGGGCAGAGCATCATTTAACAGCTCAAAGAATGAGGAAAAGAGAGCAGCCATGCCCTGAACCAGGCCCCCCACTGGGTGCCCCAGGCACAATGTCTAATCTTTACAATGAACCTGGAAGTGGGTTCTCAGTTTACGGGGAGAGGCCAGGTCATTTGCCTGGAGCCCGCTGCTGCAGTGCCAGCTTTCTCTCCTGTGTGCCTGCtcggagagagagggaagaagggcacctggtgaggggcggggggttgggTGCTGGGAGATGCTGCACTGGGGAAACACAGCAACTGTGCCCCATCAGCACCCCAACCTCACCTGCCAGGCTGCTTCCCCTCTGCAGCtgacttccttcttccttctgagTCACAGCTGCATCACACAGAAAGAAGGCACAGATAGCCCTTCTTGGTATGCCACACAGCCAGTGCAGAGACCACTCCTCAAGCTCTGTGGTACGGTCCTCAGGACACCCCCTCCTCAACAATGATGCCTTGCATCTTCAATCATTCTTCTGTCTGTGGTCAACACACTGCTGGCCTCTTGGCAGCCTGTATGGCCAGTGTGGTATCACACCCTCTTCCTGCCAGGATACTATGATAACAGGGAACGATAAAGTGGCAGAGGAAGCAGGAGCAGGTGCCACCTTCTGCCAGGTTTGAGATGCAGCTGGAGTGAGCCAGGTGACTTTGCGACTCTCAGGATCATTGGCAGGGAAACTACAATTGGGTCTGCTGATGGCAGGGACATTGGCTCTGCTTATGGCCCATCAGCTCAGTGTGTCCCGTGTACCTATTAGGTGCCAGGCCTAGGTGCCAGACCTTGTTTCAGGCACACCTGAAGGGCTATGATAAGGAGTAAGTGGTTGTCTCTGGAGAGACAAGCCTTCATAATTCAaggctttctttccttttgggccctCCCTGGACACCAGCGGGGAAGAGTTGGCATATCCAGTTGGTGATAGTGTGAGCCTGGTGCTAAGTAGCTGGAGGTAGATGTGGAGATGGGGGTAACCTGAGACTCTCCTGAGTGGCAAATGGAGTCTCACAATTGACAGGTGCTGTACGACTACTAGCCACCCTAGGGTAGGAAGAGACACCTTTTGTGGACATACTTGAGAGTCCCTTTCCTGCCAGGTCATGACTAGATTATGTTTGAGGGCAAAAGCTTAGGATGAATGTTATCTTCGTGGTGACACCCACCGCATGGTGGTCAGGTGGGCCAAGCATTCTTCTGTCTGTGGTCAACACATGGCTGGCCTCTAGGCAGCCTGGATGGCCTGTGTGGTATCCTCCTCATCCTCAGGAGAGAAATACTGGTTTCTTCAACGTTTTCTTGGGAAGTTTCTGCATCAAGCGTTCTGACCAGCATGTGGAGTTTTGATCCCTTGCTCCATGTCTGACTTAATCCTGTTCCCCATTCCATTGAACAATCGGTAGCCACTCAAAGCCTTTGGGCCCACTCTGTGTTCATGTCAGTTTGTAAACTACTCTCTATTTCAGTAAAAACAGGTAACACAGGGggcctggagccacagcacagcaggtagggcatttgccttgcacacagctgatctaggttcgatccctgacatcccatatggtcccctgagccctgccaggagtgatccctgagaagagtcaggactaagtcctgagcattgctaggtgtgacacaaaacaaaacaaaaccaaaaaatattgatAACACACATCAACTCTGAACCCATCCTGGTGCCAATCACTGGTTGTTACAGCTCTGTTTGGAAATTAGCTCATCTTTCATATAGCAGAAATTAGCTCATCTTTTCAAATAGCAGAAAGCTGGCCAATAGGATCACACAGGTCAAAAGTGCACATTCTAGAAGATaacctccctccccatcccactccctaccctccctgcctcccatcAGAGACAGAGGCTGCATTGTGTGCCTTTTCATAGTTCTACTGTTTAACACTTAAAAGGGTTCCAGTCAGTGCTTGCCAATGAGAATGGGAGTGTAGCATGAATGAATTGCCTGTGATTAGGGGTCTCACACACCCAAACATGGTGATGTCCCCAAACTTCTGGAGCAGCCAGTGCACTTGTGTGGAATTATGTGGAAACTGTTGGGAGACATTTGTCTCTGGGGTCCAGTTCAAAAGGGGGGCACCAATTAGGTAGATGTTCTAAAAAGATGACTCATTACAGCatatattattgaaaaaatatgcTTGGGGGCAGAAGAGGTAGTAGGGATATCTATACTGCACATGTAgatatatggtatatatagaTAGTACAGATGCTTGTTTGTGATAGAGccctgttcaatccccaagcacctcccagaagtgaccctaagcaccaccatatATAACTCAAACCCCCAGGTTTTCTGATCTGTTGAGTTTGGTTGACATGTTGAAAGTATAGCTGTACAAGGAAAGAATCATAttctctgggattttttttttttttttgcttttttgggtcacacccagcaatgctcaggggttactcctggctttgcactcaggaactactcctggcggtgcttgggggaccatatgggatgccggggatcgaacccgggtcggccgcgtgcaaggcaaacgccctacccgctgtgctatcgctccggcccctctctgggATTTTTGAATACTCACGTGATCCCATGTGAAGATTATGGTTTTTGCAGAGAGGGAAATCTAGGAATTTTTTTATGGCTGTAGTTGAGTCTtgtccacatctggctgtgctcaagtggattactcttggcagtacactcagggatcacacctgatggtgcttgggggacagtatgtggtaccagggatcacacctgggtctgCCATTAGTAAAGCAAACATTATAACcattgaactatcactccagttctctaGGATTTCTTACCCTTACCTCCTCTTTAGGCCACTCGTTCTGGTGGGACCCTGGTGCTTGTGGGACTGGGTGCTGAGATGGTCCAGGTGCCCCTGGTGAATGCAGCCATCCGGGAGGTGGATATCAAGGGCGTATTTCGATACTGCAACACGTGAGTATGCTGTGGATAAACTGGGTGGTGAGCAGCAAAAAGGACCAGGGCAGGCCCTCACACACATGACCTCTTGGGTTAAGGGTTCTTGACTATTCATGAGTACCACTGTGAGCACCATACAGTAGGGTAGGAATCCAGAGAGAGcattcacttgattttttttgggggggtcacacccggtgatgctcaggggttactcctggctctgcatacagaaatcactcctggtggtgctcagaggaccatatgggattctgggaatcgagcctggctcggccccatgcaaggcaaatgccctacccgctgtgctatcgctccagccccaagagcattCACTTGAAGAACCAGAGGACTGGGGGAAGTTAGGcaatgctttcttcttttttatttttttttatttttggttattgtgCAATACTCAactgtgttcaagacttactcctggccccacacccaggaatcactccaggtggggcttgggaaacTATAAGGGGTATCAGGATTCAAACCCTgctcactatactctctctctggctccaaagaaTACTTTCTCCTAGGGCATCTGCCTCTCTCACCTCAGCCTGTGCTCCTCCATTCTTAAGGGACCGGTtccttattttctctcatttaaaaGGAAGATGGAGGGAAAGGACTCGTGACAAGAATCCAAGTCCTTTGATTCCCAGTGTAGAGCCACTTTGCCCACCACCTTTGGAAGTGAGAGGGTCTTAGTTGTCTCACCTCCTGTTCTATTGCTGTACATGCTTTCTGCTAAGGATCCCACTCTGGGATAGCCTTTCCCAGAGATGTCCCTTAAACCCACATTTCGAGCCTCTCACCATTTCTTCAGTAAAGATAATTCCTTCATCCAGTATTTCAGCAAGTGTTTCCAAGTTCAGCAAATGGTTCCAAGCTGCTATTAAGGGGTTTGATGATATTATTTAGGGCTACTTCCCAGAGGTTTTTCTATTTGGAATGGCCTCCAAAATGCCTTCTGCCTTCATACAAAGGAATTATAGGTTCACAGTAAACACTGCAGGCGTGGAAGGGAATTTAGGAATAATCTCTGTCCTCCCAAATTGCAAGTCATTCCTAGCTCATTTCTGTCCTGTTAGAGTGTAGAATTAACTTTGCAAaactacagtgctataaataaaaatggccaagaTCATCTTGGTCTTGGTGCTTTTAGGAACATGTGTTTTTCCTCCTAAAGGTTTTAATGTAATACTTATGATCTTTTATAGGTGGCCGACAGCGATTTCAATGCTTGCATCCAAGTCTGTGAATGTAAAACCCTTAGTCACACATAGGTTTCCTCTGGAAAAAGCTCTGGAAGCCTTTGAAACATCCAAAAAGGGATTAGGCGTGAAAGTCATGCTCAAATGTGACCCCAATGACCATAATCCTTAAAATGAATTGGCTTTACCTTCCTGCCCACCCTCTCAGCACCTTGGGGCTGAATAGTTGGATGGGTGGTGGGCCTTGACATAGGAATTTATTCTGAGTAGTaaagttaattaaattaaatcattaataAACATAGCTTGAATAGAGGAGTTGGTCATACCTTACAAACACAATGGGAATGGTTCTGGGAAGAACTGACAGTCAAAACAAGCTGTACGTGCTGATCAAAGTTCAGCGAACAGAGCATCTAGGTGCTGGGAATTCCATGTCCTGGAGCAGCCAAGTTAAATAAGGAAGGGAAACTGCCTTTGGGGTTCCTGGTTCCACCCTGAGATATTAAGAGATTGGTTTTGGATACCCAAGAAGTTTGTTGGCATGAATATCTGCAACTCAGGGTCTAGAGTGAAGGATTGTCAGCAACTTTAGTTTAGAGCTTAGGGTTTTTGGAGTTAAGAGTTACCTGCCTTAGTTTGATGAATGGGACTGACTTTCCTGTGTTTAAGATCATTTTTAAATCAATCAAAGCAATAAAACCAAAACCTATGTGAGATGAAACCTGCTTGCATTCTTCAAATGTTGAAAACGGAAACTTTTCAACACTGACTGAACATTTGCTCTTCAACTCCTATATGACCTATAGTGCAAGGTGAAGAATAATCATGGTCCCATCATCCACTTCATGATCAGCATCAGCCCTGCAAGCTTCTTTCTCACTAAATCATGCAGAGAGTACTGGAGTCCTCCTGGCAGACCTTAGAGCCTGCTTGTGATTAGTTCAGACCTATGTTTTGCACCCTCATGGGATAAACTCCCCCTTCTAGGAGCAAACTCACAGCtattattaaaattctattaaattttggtaatgaaaaacagaaaacccttttccatatttttcttaGCCAGGCAAGGCCTCTTTCTGTCTGGATAGTACCTCTGAACATGACTGATTTCAGTCCTTCAGTTTTACAATGTTGTCTCCCAGTCACATTTGTGACAGGTTATTAATCAAGAATGAGGATGTAGTAGCTGTGACATAACTCGGGCTGTAGCCTGTCATCCCTCACTTCAGGAGAAGGAGCAGTTGAAGAGGTTCTGCTTCACTTGTAAGAAGGAAATGCTATGTCAGTGCCTGGAATTTCTGATTGCTTTAAGGGAATCAATTCTGCTTGTAGACTGTTTCCATGTATACCCTTGATGAAGAAAGTAAAGGCTCAGGTTCCCCACTTTATAAAGGAAATAATTCAGGATATTTTGAAAAGTGATACTTTACTTGCATCAAATAAATAGCCTTTGGTAATTGAAATTATCAATGTCCAGTAATGATCTCTGATCTCTTAGCAagctgtgcgtgtgtgtgtatgtgtgtaaaagtAAGCACGTGTGTATGAGAAGCCTTAAGATCCCACCCTCTCCCAGAGATTACATAAGAAGCAGAATATGACCTTGAGTAAATTCCTTGGtttatctgttta
This region includes:
- the SORD gene encoding sorbitol dehydrogenase isoform X2 → MSNTTHHHITPSHENYPIPEPGQNEVLLKMHSVGICGSDVHYWQNGRIGDFIVKKPMVLGHEASGTVVKVGSSVKHLKPGDRVAIEPGAPRHTDEFCKIGRYNLSPTIFFCATPPDDGNLCRFYKHNADFCYKLPDNVTFEEGALIEPLSVGIHACRRAGITLGQKVLVCGAGPIGLVTLIVAKSMGAAQVVVTDLSASRLSKAKEVGADFILQISKEKPQEIASKVEGLLGCKPEVTIECTGAEPSIQTGIYATRSGGTLVLVGLGAEMVQVPLVNAAIREVDIKGVFRYCNTWPTAISMLASKSVNVKPLVTHRFPLEKALEAFETSKKGLGVKVMLKCDPNDHNP